The Flavobacteriales bacterium genome includes a region encoding these proteins:
- a CDS encoding DUF4340 domain-containing protein produces the protein MSSKKYLLILILLVAAAVGLYVLRGQKLNSHKNTEDFYIENPDKVEMIFMTNLLGDKQIFLKKSADGNWTVNDSFPANKKEVDFLLNGTMAKLRTTGPVPNAAKQNIIKAMAIDGIKVEIYENGKNPIKTYIVGGTTPSLLGTYFKNEGNVDPKIVAIPGEEGFVNIRYSLDLDNWISRTIFDSKRLDIEEVEVIYGETPLHGFKMVQNSDGNIDFTAEKFDEKMLNGAAVKSYLNNFELKNFEGFIYANDSLKDSLLKTTPYCTIRLKSKNRGVDELKFYRKKSYEKMHGLYDSQGNQLAYDPDRFYGIYNKLGRVLIVQDYTFSKNLRSVNNFLLTNPE, from the coding sequence ATGAGTTCAAAAAAATATTTGTTAATACTGATTTTGTTGGTGGCTGCGGCAGTGGGGTTGTATGTCTTGAGGGGCCAAAAACTAAATAGCCATAAAAACACAGAGGATTTTTACATCGAGAATCCCGATAAAGTGGAAATGATTTTTATGACCAATTTATTAGGGGATAAACAGATTTTTCTTAAAAAAAGTGCCGATGGAAATTGGACGGTAAATGACAGTTTTCCAGCCAACAAAAAAGAAGTTGATTTTTTGTTAAACGGAACTATGGCCAAACTGCGAACCACCGGCCCTGTGCCAAATGCAGCCAAGCAAAATATTATAAAAGCCATGGCCATAGATGGAATAAAGGTGGAAATATATGAGAACGGAAAAAACCCAATAAAGACCTATATTGTTGGAGGCACCACACCTTCATTGTTGGGAACCTATTTTAAAAATGAGGGAAATGTTGACCCCAAAATTGTTGCTATTCCTGGAGAAGAAGGGTTTGTAAATATTCGTTATTCGTTGGATTTAGACAATTGGATAAGCCGCACCATTTTTGACAGCAAGAGATTGGATATTGAAGAAGTGGAAGTGATTTATGGAGAAACTCCGCTGCATGGGTTTAAAATGGTTCAGAATAGCGATGGAAATATCGATTTTACGGCTGAAAAATTTGATGAGAAAATGCTAAACGGAGCGGCAGTGAAATCGTATCTGAATAATTTTGAATTGAAGAATTTTGAGGGGTTTATTTATGCTAATGATTCTTTAAAAGACTCACTTTTAAAAACAACGCCATATTGCACTATTCGGCTAAAAAGTAAGAACAGAGGTGTTGATGAACTTAAATTTTACCGTAAAAAAAGCTACGAAAAAATGCACGGTTTGTATGATTCACAAGGCAATCAATTGGCGTATGACCCAGATAGATTTTATGGAATCTACAACAAACTCGGCAGAGTGCTGATAGTGCAGGATTATACATTCTCAAAAAATTTAAGAAGCGTCAATAACTTCTTGCTCACAAACCCCGAGTAA